In Shouchella patagoniensis, the following are encoded in one genomic region:
- a CDS encoding enoyl-CoA hydratase/isomerase family protein: MTSSTVVTLEVHNQVATITLNRPEVKNALNQAAHEQLYSAFEKANEDDRVRVIVLTGSGNAFCSGADLKEVDLNDIENFNYGRVLRETYNRFITLLMNIGKPIIAHINGIAVGAGLSIALACDFRVASPQAKFGLGFLAIGLVPDAGASYFLPRLVGFPTALELAVKGTFDAYEAKSIGLINSIDDVDSYIERCLKLPPTAYRLMKQNFRESFDHHLAEVLEMEVTAQREASESKEHRYALEQFVNKSPR, translated from the coding sequence ATGACTAGTTCAACTGTTGTTACATTAGAAGTACATAATCAAGTTGCAACGATCACATTAAACAGACCAGAAGTAAAAAACGCATTAAACCAAGCAGCACACGAACAACTTTACAGCGCATTTGAAAAAGCGAATGAGGATGACCGTGTCCGTGTTATTGTTTTGACAGGCAGTGGCAATGCCTTTTGTTCCGGTGCAGATTTAAAAGAGGTTGATTTAAATGACATTGAGAATTTTAATTACGGCCGAGTGCTTCGTGAAACGTACAACCGCTTCATTACCTTACTAATGAATATTGGAAAACCAATTATCGCACATATCAACGGGATTGCTGTAGGTGCAGGACTTAGTATCGCTCTCGCCTGTGATTTCCGGGTTGCTTCACCACAAGCGAAATTTGGTCTTGGTTTTCTTGCGATTGGTCTCGTTCCAGATGCAGGTGCTTCCTACTTCTTACCTCGTCTTGTTGGTTTTCCAACCGCTCTAGAACTCGCAGTGAAAGGCACATTTGATGCATACGAAGCAAAATCAATCGGACTCATTAACAGCATTGATGACGTTGATTCTTATATAGAAAGATGTTTGAAGCTCCCTCCAACAGCTTATCGTTTAATGAAGCAAAATTTCCGTGAGAGCTTTGATCATCACCTCGCTGAAGTATTAGAAATGGAAGTCACCGCACAACGCGAAGCAAGCGAATCAAAAGAACACCGTTATGCTCTTGAACAATTTGTGAACAAAAGCCCTCGTTGA